One window of the Burkholderia ubonensis subsp. mesacidophila genome contains the following:
- a CDS encoding SDR family NAD(P)-dependent oxidoreductase, which produces MRDFANKVAAITGAGSGMGRALAVQLAQAGCHVALADKNAVGLAETERIARTVAPNVRVTTRVLDVGDRAAMFAWADDTAHEHGKVNLIFNNAGVALSSTIDGMEYSDLEWIVNINFWGVVHGTKAFLPHLKASGDGHVINTSSIFGIFAQPGMSAYNATKFAVRGFTESLRQELDMMNCGVSATCVHPGGIRTNIAQSSRVAKNMVGFMVQSEQHGKDEFEKFFITTAEDAARTILAGVRRNKRRVLIGRDARGADWMARILPCAYQALVVLASRREAAKACRLAARATPAPAHATYNNAGNQGGEQS; this is translated from the coding sequence ATGAGAGATTTCGCCAACAAGGTCGCCGCGATCACCGGCGCGGGCTCGGGCATGGGCCGCGCGCTCGCGGTGCAGCTCGCGCAGGCCGGCTGCCACGTCGCGCTCGCCGACAAGAACGCGGTCGGCCTCGCCGAAACCGAACGGATCGCCCGCACGGTCGCGCCGAACGTGCGCGTGACGACGCGCGTGCTGGACGTCGGCGACCGCGCCGCGATGTTCGCGTGGGCCGACGACACCGCGCACGAGCACGGCAAGGTCAACCTGATCTTCAACAACGCGGGCGTCGCGCTGTCGAGCACGATCGACGGGATGGAATACAGCGATCTCGAATGGATCGTGAACATCAACTTCTGGGGCGTCGTGCACGGCACGAAGGCGTTCCTGCCGCACCTGAAGGCGTCCGGCGACGGCCACGTGATCAACACGTCGAGCATCTTCGGGATCTTCGCGCAGCCGGGCATGAGCGCCTACAACGCGACCAAGTTCGCAGTGCGCGGCTTCACCGAATCGCTGCGCCAGGAACTCGACATGATGAACTGCGGCGTATCGGCCACCTGCGTGCATCCGGGCGGCATCCGCACCAACATCGCGCAGTCGAGCCGCGTCGCGAAGAACATGGTCGGCTTCATGGTTCAAAGCGAGCAGCATGGCAAGGACGAGTTCGAGAAGTTCTTCATCACGACCGCCGAAGACGCGGCGCGCACCATCCTCGCCGGCGTGCGCAGGAACAAGCGCCGCGTGCTGATCGGCCGCGATGCGCGCGGCGCCGACTGGATGGCGCGCATCCTGCCGTGCGCATACCAGGCGCTCGTCGTCCTGGCGAGCCGGCGTGAAGCCGCGAAAGCGTGCCGCCTCGCGGCCCGCGCGACGCCCGCGCCGGCCCACGCAACGTACAACAACGCTGGCAATCAGGGAGGAGAACAGTCATGA